GGATGTTCCACCTCGTGTTTCTATTAACGAAGCAATTGAGATTGGAAAGACCTTTGGTGGCGAAAGCTCCCCAAAGTTTATCAATGGTGCCTTAGGCTACGTTTATCGTAAGTTTGAGGACAAGCTAAAGCCGCGCGACGCGCGCTAATATGATTGACTTTACCCCGCTGGAGGACCGGATCGGATATGTTTTCCGAGACCGCGATCTTTTGCAGCAAGTATTCATCCACCGCTCATACCTGAACGAGCACCGCGCCTTTCCTCTTGACCACAATGAGCGGCTAGAGTTTTTAGGTGATGCCGTATTAGAGCTAGTGGTGACAGAGCATCTCTATAAGACCTTCCCTAACCCTGAGGGCGAACTTACGACCTTCCGCAGCGCACTCGTTAAGGGTGAAACATTGGCAACCATTGCTAATGACCTAAACTTCTCCGAGTACCTTATGGTCTCCAAGGGTGAGGAAAAGAGCGGAGGCAAGAACAAGGCCTACCTTTTGGCAAATGCATTGGAGGCGTTCATTGGCGCACTTCACCTAGATGGTGGCTATGAGGCGGCTGAGAAGTTCATCCACCAGTGCGTTCTTAACCTACTGGAGAACATCCTGGCTAATAAGCTTC
This genomic window from Verrucomicrobiia bacterium contains:
- the rnc gene encoding ribonuclease III, producing the protein MIDFTPLEDRIGYVFRDRDLLQQVFIHRSYLNEHRAFPLDHNERLEFLGDAVLELVVTEHLYKTFPNPEGELTTFRSALVKGETLATIANDLNFSEYLMVSKGEEKSGGKNKAYLLANALEAFIGALHLDGGYEAAEKFIHQCVLNLLENILANKLHIDPKSRLQEYTQEHFGQTPIYDVISETGPDHAKEFSVVVRIGDRELGRGLGASKQAGQVAAAAEALAGLE